In Streptomyces seoulensis, the following are encoded in one genomic region:
- a CDS encoding chaplin: MSRIAKAAVVALGTGAVMVGGAGLALADATAGGAAVGSPGVASGNVVQVPVNIPVNLCGNTIDVVGLLNPAFGNTCANVSTPAPMQEAPEGYGYGN; encoded by the coding sequence ATGTCTCGCATTGCGAAGGCAGCCGTCGTGGCCCTCGGCACCGGTGCCGTGATGGTCGGTGGCGCCGGTCTGGCGCTGGCCGACGCGACCGCCGGGGGCGCGGCCGTCGGCTCGCCCGGCGTGGCGTCCGGCAACGTGGTCCAGGTTCCGGTCAACATCCCGGTCAACCTGTGCGGCAACACCATCGACGTGGTCGGCCTGCTGAACCCGGCCTTCGGCAACACCTGCGCCAACGTCAGCACGCCGGCGCCCATGCAGGAGGCCCCCGAGGGTTACGGCTACGGCAACTGA
- a CDS encoding tyrosinase family protein translates to MAYVRKNAAALTANEKRRFVNAMLEVKRRGEYDAFVRTHIDYYTADGEKGLRAAHMAPSFLPWHRRFLLELERALRRVDSSVTVPYWDWTRDRGTASAPWTKDLLGGNGRKSDRQVTTGPFAYAAGHWTIKEGITDGKYLTRDLGRAASPLQLPTKSELQWALDDPAYDVSPWDSTVTRGFRNKLEGWGTGGGSASWHNHNRVHRWVGGVMLGGASVNDPVFWLHHAFIDYQWYRWQQAHKTHRYLPATQPGPGDKQRGRVVARLDKMPPWNVTPDSLEDVSGIYRYG, encoded by the coding sequence ATGGCGTACGTGCGTAAGAACGCCGCCGCGCTCACCGCGAACGAGAAGCGGCGCTTCGTCAACGCCATGCTGGAGGTCAAACGGCGCGGCGAGTACGACGCGTTCGTGCGGACGCACATCGACTACTACACGGCGGACGGCGAGAAGGGCCTGCGCGCCGCCCACATGGCCCCCTCCTTCCTGCCCTGGCACCGGCGCTTCCTGCTGGAGCTGGAGCGGGCGCTGCGCCGGGTGGACTCCTCGGTGACCGTGCCGTACTGGGACTGGACCCGCGACCGAGGTACGGCCTCGGCGCCCTGGACCAAGGACCTCCTCGGCGGTAACGGCCGCAAGAGCGACCGGCAGGTGACCACCGGGCCGTTCGCGTACGCGGCCGGGCACTGGACCATCAAGGAGGGCATCACCGACGGCAAGTACCTCACCCGCGACCTCGGCCGCGCCGCCTCCCCGCTCCAGCTCCCCACCAAGAGCGAGCTGCAGTGGGCGCTGGACGACCCGGCGTACGACGTCTCCCCGTGGGACTCGACCGTCACCCGGGGCTTCCGCAACAAGCTGGAGGGGTGGGGGACGGGCGGCGGCAGCGCCTCCTGGCACAACCACAACCGGGTGCACCGGTGGGTCGGGGGCGTGATGCTCGGCGGCGCCTCGGTCAACGACCCGGTGTTCTGGCTGCACCACGCCTTCATCGACTACCAGTGGTACCGCTGGCAACAGGCCCACAAGACCCACCGCTACCTGCCGGCGACCCAGCCGGGCCCCGGTGACAAGCAGCGGGGACGGGTCGTGGCACGGCTGGACAAGATGCCGCCGTGGAACGTCACGCCGGACTCGCTGGAGGATGTGAGCGGGATCTACAGGTACGGGTGA
- a CDS encoding tyrosinase cofactor, which yields MVVGAGGVAVGTERQVRGGKPSRREVTRGLLASVAALGLAPVVAASRPLPPAGSAEDRAFDETYRGHRIQGFLVPAAARRADEGEWQITVDGRPLHLMRRADGTWMSMVDHYTSYATPLEAARAAVDEIGPGQRLREMAPGPVGGGHTGHGMGGAHGVRA from the coding sequence ATGGTCGTCGGTGCCGGTGGTGTGGCCGTGGGGACGGAACGGCAGGTCAGAGGGGGTAAACCGTCACGGCGGGAGGTGACGCGCGGCCTGCTGGCCTCGGTGGCCGCCCTGGGACTGGCCCCGGTGGTCGCCGCGTCCCGCCCACTGCCCCCGGCCGGGAGTGCGGAGGACAGGGCCTTCGACGAGACCTACCGCGGCCACCGCATCCAGGGCTTCCTGGTCCCGGCCGCCGCGCGCCGGGCCGACGAGGGCGAGTGGCAGATCACCGTCGACGGGCGCCCGCTGCACCTGATGCGCCGCGCCGACGGCACCTGGATGAGCATGGTCGACCACTACACCTCGTACGCCACCCCGCTGGAGGCGGCGCGGGCCGCCGTGGACGAGATCGGCCCCGGCCAGCGGCTGCGCGAGATGGCCCCGGGACCGGTCGGCGGCGGGCACACGGGACACGGGATGGGGGGCGCGCATGGCGTACGTGCGTAA
- a CDS encoding DUF5949 family protein gives MTSTTSEAFRAAELGTLVVLAWSGEAPDGGDMPYLLAYSLGDAEGGPRATSAAVTQLLEMNGLTIGTVVDGATRPSLPVTLLVEAGQAVVRMPQLVAQADAPPEWLDAVARRGHAYLVFTTRAWPEGRPGVTVDPAALAAFAGADETLMTAAHVMLPARSLR, from the coding sequence GTGACCTCAACCACAAGCGAAGCCTTCCGCGCCGCCGAGCTCGGCACCCTCGTCGTCCTGGCCTGGAGCGGCGAGGCCCCCGACGGCGGCGACATGCCCTACCTGCTGGCGTACTCCCTCGGGGACGCCGAGGGCGGACCGCGCGCCACCTCAGCCGCCGTCACCCAGCTCCTGGAGATGAACGGCCTGACCATCGGCACCGTCGTCGACGGCGCCACCCGGCCGAGCCTCCCCGTCACCCTGCTCGTCGAGGCCGGCCAGGCGGTCGTCCGGATGCCCCAGCTCGTCGCCCAGGCCGACGCCCCGCCGGAGTGGCTCGACGCCGTCGCCCGGCGCGGCCACGCCTACCTCGTCTTCACCACCCGCGCCTGGCCCGAGGGCCGCCCCGGTGTGACCGTCGACCCCGCCGCGCTGGCCGCCTTCGCCGGCGCCGACGAGACGCTGATGACCGCGGCCCACGTCATGCTCCCGGCCCGCAGCCTGCGCTGA
- the chpG gene encoding chaplin ChpG: MSRIAKGLVLTSAAVAAVAGGAGIAAADSGAQAVAANSPGVLSGNVVQIPVHVPVNVCGNTIDVIGLLNPAFGNTCVND; encoded by the coding sequence ATGTCGCGTATTGCGAAGGGTCTGGTCCTGACCTCCGCCGCCGTGGCGGCCGTCGCCGGCGGTGCCGGTATCGCCGCTGCCGACTCCGGCGCGCAGGCCGTCGCCGCGAACTCGCCGGGCGTTCTCTCGGGCAACGTCGTCCAGATCCCGGTCCACGTGCCGGTCAACGTCTGCGGCAACACCATCGACGTCATCGGCCTGCTGAACCCGGCCTTCGGCAACACCTGCGTCAACGACTGA